In Bradyrhizobium symbiodeficiens, the genomic stretch GCGTCTGTCAGGCGAAGGTGATGTTCTGGTCGCGCAGCGGCACAGAACGGATGCGCTTGCCGGTCGCGGCGAAGTAGGCGTTGAGCACCGCTGGCGCTGCGACGCCGATGGTCGGCTCGCCGACGCCGCCCCAGAACCCGCCGCTCGGCACCATCACCGATTCCACCTTCGGCATCTCGTTGATGCGCATCGAATTGTAGGTGTCGAAGTTGGTTTGCTCGATCTTGCCGTCCTTGACGGTGCAGCCGCCATAGAACAGCGCCGAGAGGCCGTAGACGAAGGAGCCCGCGATCTGACGCTCCACCTGGGCCGGATTGACGACGTAGCCGGGATCGGTGGAGGCGACGATGCGAAGCACCTTGATCTTGTTGCCGTCGGTCACCGAGATCTCAGCGGCGCCGGCGACATAGCTGCTATAGCCCATCACCTGGGCGATGCCGCGATAGACGCCCTGCGGCGCCGGCGTGCTCCAGCCGATCTTCTCGGCGACCGCATTGAGCACAGCGAGGTGCTTGGGGTGACTGCCCATCAGCTTGCGGCGGAATTCGAGCGGGTCCTGGCCTGCGGCCTGGGCCAGCTCGTCCATGAAGCACTCCATGTAGATCGCGTTGTGATTGACGTTGACGCCGCGCCAGAAGCCGGGCGGGACGTGCGGGTTGCGCATCGCGTGCTCGACCAGCAGGTTCGGCACCGAATAGCCGAACGCAGCTTCGCCGGATTGGGCGACGCCCTGGAACGCCGCGGGGTCCATGCCGTTCTGCAGCGCCTCGGGGCGCAGCGAGAACAGGATCGACTGCCCGGACAGGCGGTAGTGGAGCGCGACGAGATTGTTGTCGGCATCGAACGCGCCGGTCATCTTGCACTGGGTGATCGGGTGATATCGGCCGTGCGCCATGTCCTCTTCGCGCGACCACAGCAGCTTGACCGGTGTGCCAGGCATCTCTTTGGCGATGATCACGGCCTGGCGGACATAGTCGGTCTGGCCGCGCCGGCCGAAACCGCCGCCCGGCATCACCTTGTGCACGTCGCATTTGTCGGCCGGCAGGCCGGAGGCCTCCAGCACCGCTGCGAACGCCGCCTCGCCATTCTGCGTGCCGCACCAAACCTCGCATTTGTCCGCGGTGTAGAGCGCGGTGGCGTTCATGGGCTCCATCGTGGCATGGTTCTGGTAGGGATAGGAGTAGACGGCCTCGACCTTCTTGGCCGCACTCGCAATCGCTGCCTTGGCGTCGCCGTTCTTGTTGCCGACATAGGCCGGCTGGTCGTTGTTGAGACCTTCCGCCAGCCACTTCGCAATCGACTCGCTGGAGACCTTTGCGTTGTCGCCCTCGTCCCAGACGACCGGCAGCGCATCCAGCGCGGTCTTGGCGTGCCACCAGGTGTCGGCAACGACCGCGACCGCGGTATCGCCGACCTTGACGACCTTCTTGACGCCTTTCATGCCGGCGATCTTGGCTTCGTCAAAGCTTTTCAGCTTGCCGCCGAACACCGGGCAGTCCTTGATCGCGGCATTCAGCATGCCCGGCAGCTTGACGTCGACGCCGTAGATCATGGCGCCGTTGGTCTTGTCGACGGTGTCGAGCCGCTTCACGCCCTTGCCGATCAGTTTCCAGTCCTTCGGATCCTTCAGCTTGACGTCGGCCGGTGGCGTCAGCTTCGCGGCGGCCTCGGCGACCTTGCCGTAGGTCGTGGTCCGGCCCGACGGCGTATGGGTGATGACGCTGTTCGCTGCCGTGCATTCGGAGACCGGCACCTTCCATGCCTCGGCCGCGGCCTGGATCAGCATCACGCGCGCGGTGGCGCCGCCCTTGCGGACATAGTCCTGTGAGGATCGGATGCCGCGGCTGCCGCCGGTCGAGAAATCGCCCCAGACGCGCTTGCGGGCGACGCTCTGGCCCGGCGTCGGATATTCGGTCGTGACCTTGGTCCAGTCGCATTCGAGTTCCTCGGCGACGAGCTGGGCGAGACCTGTGAGCGAACCCTGGCCCATCTCGGAGCGGGCGATGCGAATCACGACGGTGTCGTCGGGCCTGACCACGACCCAGGCGCCGATCTCCGGCGAGCCGTCAGCAGCGCGGACCACGGCGGGCCCGCCGAAGGGGATATCGAGGCCGATCGCGAGGCCGGCGCCGAGCGTGGCGCTGCCGATGACGAAGGCACGGCGATTCATCCTGGGAGAAACATGCTTGTTCATGGGCGGCTCCTTATGCGCTTGCGATCGTGTGGATCGCCTCGCGCACCTGCTGGAAGGTGCCGCAGCGGCAGATATTGGTGATGGCCTCGTCAATATCGGCGTCGGTCGGCTTCGGCTTCTCGTTCAGCAGCGCCGCCACCGCCATGATCATGCCGCTCTGGCAATAGCCGCATTGCGGCACGTCCTGGGCGATCCAGGCCTCCTGCACCTTGTGCAAGGCATCGCGTGAGCCGAGTCCCTCGATGGTCGTAATCTTCTTGCCCTCTGCTTCGCTGACCGAGACGCCGCAGGAGCGGATCGCAACGCCTTCCATGTGCACCGTGCAGGCGCCGCATTGTGCAATGCCGCAACCGTATTTGGTGCCGGTCAGGCCGGCATTCTCGCGGATCGCCCAGAGCAGCGGCGTATCCGGCTCGACGTCGAGGGTGAAGGTTTTTCCGTTGATTGTTAGGTTTGCCATCGCGGTCCCCTGATTGGCCCAATCCGCCGATTGAACTCAGAGGCGCAATGTGTCCGGCAAATTGGAACTGTTCAAATCAATAGTGCGAGGGGTGAATCGCGAGGAATTGCGCTGCGGGGGAAGATTATGAGGAGGGCGGTGTTTTGTCTCACGCCCTCCAATGGTCGATCCGATCGACCTTCCGCGGGCGCCAATCCACAGGTCTGGGGCGACACGCAGCTGTGAACGCGGGTTCCAGGTCCGGTCTGGCCACGGTGACAGTTTGTCCCTTTTGCCGGGATGCAAGACGTTCGCGGTCTGGTACACTGCGCCGACGCCAGAAGGAGTTCCATGAATTGCCAAGTCCCAACGTGCTGATGCTGTATCCGCTGTTCTCGGCGGAATCCTTCTGGACCTTTGGCGAATCCTGCAAGGTGTTGGGCGTAAAGCGCCCGGCCGCTCCCTTGGGCCTGATCACCGTTGCCGCGATGCTGCCCGAAAGCTGGACGGTCCGGCTGATCGATTGCAACACGGCGCCCTTCAGCGACGAGGATCTGGCCTGGGCCGACGTCGTCTTCACCGGCGGGATGATGCCGCAGCAGGCCGACACGCTGCGCCTGATCGAGATTTGCCGTGCCGCAGGCAAGCCGGTGGTCGTGGGGGGACCGGATCCGACCTCGAGCCCGCACATCTATGAACGGGCCGACTTCAGGGTGCTCGGCGAAGCCGAGAGCGTCATCGACGATTTCGTCGCGGCCTGGGAAGGCGGCGCGCGGTCCGGAACCTTTACCGCACCGAAATTCCAGGCGGACGTGACCAAGACGCCGGTCCCGCGCTTCGATCTGCTCAAGTTCGAGGACTATATGTATCTCGGCGTGCAGTATTCCCGCGGATGTCCGTTCACCTGCGAGTTCTGCGACATCATCGAGCTCTATGGCCGCGTCCCGAGGACCAAGACCAACGCGCAGATGCTGTCGGAACTCGACCGACTCTACACCATGGGCTACCGCGGCCATCTCGATTTCGTCGACGACAATTTCATCGGCAACAAGAAGTCGCTCAGGCTGTTCCTGCCTCAACTCGCCGAGTGGCAGCGCGCGCACGGCTATCCCTTCGAATTGTCGACCGAAGCCTCGGTCAATCTGGCAGACGATCCCGAGCTGCTGGACCTGATGGGCGCAGCCAATTTCTTCGCCGTCTTCGTCGGCATCGAAAGTCCGGATCCGGCGACGCTGGTCGCGATGCGGAAGAAGCAGAACACGCGGCGCAACATCGCCGAGAGCATCCACAAGATCTACGCCGCGGGCATGCTCGTCACCGCGGGCTTCATCGTCGGCTTCGACAACGAGAAGGTCTCCATGGCGGACGCCATGATCGATTTCATCGAGGAGGCGGCGATTCCCGTCAGCATGGTCGGATTGCTCTATGCCTTGCCGAACACACAACTGACGCGCCGCCTGGAGCGCGAAGGCCGACTCCACGTCGGCCACGATGTGGCGCCGACCATCGGCGCCGATCAGTGCACGGCCGGGATCAATTTCGATCCGGTGCGCCCGCTGCGCGACATCCTGACGGACTACAAGCGCGTGCTGGAGCATGTCTACAGCCCGGCCGCCTATGCAGGACGCGTCGACCGCTTGATGACGCTGCTCGACCGTTCGCGGCAGCGCCACGAACTCGCGGAAGGGGATATCCGCGCCAAGCTCGGTGCGATGGAGACCGTGCATCGTGTCGTCTCCGCGCTTCCCGAAGCGCGCGGGCCGCTGTGGCAGACGTTCATGAACTGCGCCAAGCGCGACACGTCATCGGCGCGCATTGCGGTCCAGATGATCGCCGCCTATGCCCATCTCGGACCGTTCTCCCGCAAGGTCATCGCCGCCATCGATGAGCGCCTGGCGGCGCTGGACGAGCAAATGCCGAGTCCAGCCGTGGCAGCGGGCGCGACCGAGGCTCGACATCTGGCCTGACATCCGTAACGCGATGGACCCGCCCACGACGCTTTGATGCGCTGCCCGGCGGGCCGTCCGGGTATCAAATCGGCTGTCATGTGTGAGATCCCGGCTTGACAGCAGGACAACCTCAAGCTGATCGTCATCAGGACGACACTGCTGCGATTTTCGGCGTCTGAACGTTCCGCGCGGGCTTTTGAATGGTCCGCGAGGCTCGGTGCTCGTCTGCCATTGCGACCGACG encodes the following:
- a CDS encoding xanthine dehydrogenase family protein molybdopterin-binding subunit; the protein is MNKHVSPRMNRRAFVIGSATLGAGLAIGLDIPFGGPAVVRAADGSPEIGAWVVVRPDDTVVIRIARSEMGQGSLTGLAQLVAEELECDWTKVTTEYPTPGQSVARKRVWGDFSTGGSRGIRSSQDYVRKGGATARVMLIQAAAEAWKVPVSECTAANSVITHTPSGRTTTYGKVAEAAAKLTPPADVKLKDPKDWKLIGKGVKRLDTVDKTNGAMIYGVDVKLPGMLNAAIKDCPVFGGKLKSFDEAKIAGMKGVKKVVKVGDTAVAVVADTWWHAKTALDALPVVWDEGDNAKVSSESIAKWLAEGLNNDQPAYVGNKNGDAKAAIASAAKKVEAVYSYPYQNHATMEPMNATALYTADKCEVWCGTQNGEAAFAAVLEASGLPADKCDVHKVMPGGGFGRRGQTDYVRQAVIIAKEMPGTPVKLLWSREEDMAHGRYHPITQCKMTGAFDADNNLVALHYRLSGQSILFSLRPEALQNGMDPAAFQGVAQSGEAAFGYSVPNLLVEHAMRNPHVPPGFWRGVNVNHNAIYMECFMDELAQAAGQDPLEFRRKLMGSHPKHLAVLNAVAEKIGWSTPAPQGVYRGIAQVMGYSSYVAGAAEISVTDGNKIKVLRIVASTDPGYVVNPAQVERQIAGSFVYGLSALFYGGCTVKDGKIEQTNFDTYNSMRINEMPKVESVMVPSGGFWGGVGEPTIGVAAPAVLNAYFAATGKRIRSVPLRDQNITFA
- a CDS encoding B12-binding domain-containing radical SAM protein; the protein is MLYPLFSAESFWTFGESCKVLGVKRPAAPLGLITVAAMLPESWTVRLIDCNTAPFSDEDLAWADVVFTGGMMPQQADTLRLIEICRAAGKPVVVGGPDPTSSPHIYERADFRVLGEAESVIDDFVAAWEGGARSGTFTAPKFQADVTKTPVPRFDLLKFEDYMYLGVQYSRGCPFTCEFCDIIELYGRVPRTKTNAQMLSELDRLYTMGYRGHLDFVDDNFIGNKKSLRLFLPQLAEWQRAHGYPFELSTEASVNLADDPELLDLMGAANFFAVFVGIESPDPATLVAMRKKQNTRRNIAESIHKIYAAGMLVTAGFIVGFDNEKVSMADAMIDFIEEAAIPVSMVGLLYALPNTQLTRRLEREGRLHVGHDVAPTIGADQCTAGINFDPVRPLRDILTDYKRVLEHVYSPAAYAGRVDRLMTLLDRSRQRHELAEGDIRAKLGAMETVHRVVSALPEARGPLWQTFMNCAKRDTSSARIAVQMIAAYAHLGPFSRKVIAAIDERLAALDEQMPSPAVAAGATEARHLA
- a CDS encoding (2Fe-2S)-binding protein is translated as MANLTINGKTFTLDVEPDTPLLWAIRENAGLTGTKYGCGIAQCGACTVHMEGVAIRSCGVSVSEAEGKKITTIEGLGSRDALHKVQEAWIAQDVPQCGYCQSGMIMAVAALLNEKPKPTDADIDEAITNICRCGTFQQVREAIHTIASA